Proteins from one Alkalinema sp. FACHB-956 genomic window:
- a CDS encoding lysophospholipid acyltransferase family protein, producing the protein MFQAFQASPSPEHLGWTLDQRDPDYIRSLMPLWDWAYHHYFRVNTAGWENITLEQPVLFVGSHNGGLAAPDMHMMMYDWFRRFGIDRPVYGLMHPRLHHGLPTIAEMAVKTGAVMAHPKMAIAALRSGASVLVYPGGIHDVFRPYYQRNQIRLEGNTAFIKLALREKTPIVPAISWGAHDSLIVLGDLYPLVNQLHQMGMPWLLGLDPEVCPLYLGLPWGIALGPLPNIPFPTKIYTRVLPAISFSWYGRDAANDRAYVYECYETVRRAMQTALDQLIQEIQPPSPSQPEQVIQQMFNHLSNHLFKHSST; encoded by the coding sequence ATGTTCCAAGCCTTCCAAGCCTCCCCTAGCCCCGAACATCTGGGTTGGACCCTCGATCAACGCGATCCCGACTACATCCGATCGCTCATGCCACTGTGGGACTGGGCCTACCACCACTACTTCCGCGTCAACACCGCAGGCTGGGAAAACATCACCCTCGAGCAACCCGTCCTTTTTGTTGGTTCCCACAACGGCGGACTGGCCGCCCCCGACATGCACATGATGATGTACGACTGGTTCCGGCGCTTTGGCATCGATCGCCCCGTCTATGGCTTAATGCACCCTCGGCTACACCACGGCCTACCCACGATCGCCGAAATGGCCGTCAAAACCGGAGCCGTCATGGCCCACCCCAAAATGGCGATCGCCGCCCTGCGATCGGGAGCCAGCGTTTTAGTCTATCCCGGTGGCATTCATGATGTCTTTCGTCCCTACTATCAACGCAATCAAATTCGCCTCGAAGGAAACACCGCCTTCATCAAACTCGCCCTCCGAGAAAAAACTCCGATCGTCCCAGCCATTTCCTGGGGTGCCCACGATAGCTTAATCGTCCTAGGCGACTTGTATCCCCTCGTCAACCAATTGCACCAAATGGGAATGCCCTGGCTCTTGGGCCTCGATCCCGAAGTCTGCCCCCTCTACCTCGGCTTACCTTGGGGCATCGCCCTCGGCCCCCTCCCCAATATCCCCTTTCCCACCAAAATCTATACGCGCGTCTTACCCGCCATCAGCTTCTCCTGGTATGGGCGCGATGCCGCCAACGATCGGGCCTACGTTTACGAATGCTATGAAACCGTTCGGCGGGCCATGCAAACCGCCCTAGACCAACTGATTCAAGAAATACAACCCCCCAGCCCCAGCCAACCCGAACAGGTCATCCAGCAAATGTTCAATCACCTGTCAAATCACCTGTTCAAGCATTCATCAACCTAG